The following are encoded in a window of bacterium genomic DNA:
- a CDS encoding amidohydrolase family protein, which translates to MTPFESARRRPSPPAILLILALSIGLAGCGEKLFDEVDVYSARVTYSCADKAEELLWAYKRAGIHSVAVAAGALEAPPEPDRPEPDPPEYQNDLLLEASKSAPGKAVPFIYIPYDIEDPLAFFVERQREGARGLALWQRGGPDEIRLTDPRYEPLYQYLELHGIPCFAHIETDVARDELVALLTDHPELHVIAGGMMGLPSDLDAVSRYLEMIPNLFVDIGFDAIPELPEIFNAIAGDRERAALFFELMQDRVLFAAGLNFDHRLHRRGQWGAQLYTAYRLFVERDSVQTRIRAPTGKWTPVEYAGLALENDKLAKLYHHNFRRIVGQKLPETGPGNLHLLKSDVVSGWSFDPVSANLLVVALVAPKGRLVQTISTQRLRDALAGKLTDWKELNGEPGPVRIGSFGGFAKFIADRLEAPLVATVVEFDTPEELLDALVNEGDLLGFVPLARLDGRVEVLTVDGDNPCVSNVRFCASKGSPTVRNYFPTYPLLIPIAYPEDAPAPVFDPYQLRTFLIAGGLSAPDEPFTLDLDRSEADDAFARRMRPVYDLHPNVRRSDFPIFLSAKPNEREAFLLRVLGARSLVPDGGAVRAFGSALGEAQATLRSTVRGMPVTIATGAADLGGAGVEVLALPASATRADIDAGLAAGADAVLAGNVVRALRRLGSTNIPLGDFLGDEGSNGAFLTLTFLGDRLAMARVTPIETKEGMVQRRYGDEARALALAAWQ; encoded by the coding sequence GTGACGCCATTTGAATCCGCGCGGCGGCGGCCGTCGCCCCCTGCCATTCTTCTCATCCTTGCGCTTTCGATCGGCCTTGCCGGCTGCGGCGAGAAGCTCTTCGACGAGGTCGATGTCTATTCGGCGCGCGTCACGTATTCGTGCGCCGACAAGGCGGAGGAGTTGCTGTGGGCGTATAAACGTGCCGGAATCCATTCCGTGGCAGTCGCCGCCGGCGCGCTCGAGGCGCCGCCGGAACCGGACCGCCCGGAGCCCGATCCGCCCGAATACCAGAACGATCTCCTGCTCGAAGCATCGAAGTCGGCCCCCGGCAAGGCGGTGCCGTTTATTTACATCCCTTATGACATCGAGGATCCGCTGGCATTTTTCGTCGAACGCCAGCGCGAAGGCGCCCGGGGGCTGGCTCTGTGGCAGCGCGGCGGACCCGACGAAATTCGGCTGACCGATCCGCGATACGAGCCGCTCTATCAATACCTGGAGCTGCACGGAATCCCCTGTTTCGCGCATATCGAGACCGATGTTGCCCGCGACGAACTGGTGGCGCTTCTGACGGACCACCCGGAATTGCACGTCATCGCCGGCGGCATGATGGGATTGCCATCGGACCTCGACGCGGTGAGCCGTTACCTCGAAATGATACCGAATCTATTCGTCGATATCGGCTTCGATGCCATCCCGGAGCTGCCCGAGATCTTCAACGCCATCGCGGGCGACCGCGAACGCGCGGCGTTGTTCTTCGAATTGATGCAGGACCGCGTGCTGTTCGCCGCGGGCCTCAACTTCGACCACCGCCTGCATCGCCGCGGCCAGTGGGGCGCGCAGCTCTACACCGCCTATCGCCTGTTCGTCGAACGCGATAGCGTTCAGACGCGGATCCGCGCCCCAACCGGCAAGTGGACGCCCGTCGAATACGCCGGTCTTGCGCTTGAAAACGACAAGCTCGCGAAACTCTACCATCACAATTTCCGCCGCATCGTCGGGCAAAAATTGCCCGAAACCGGCCCGGGAAACCTGCACCTGCTCAAGTCGGACGTCGTTTCCGGCTGGTCGTTTGATCCGGTTTCCGCGAACCTTCTGGTCGTCGCGCTCGTCGCGCCCAAGGGGCGCCTGGTTCAAACCATCAGCACGCAGCGCCTGCGCGATGCGCTCGCCGGCAAGCTGACCGACTGGAAAGAGTTGAACGGCGAGCCCGGTCCGGTTCGGATCGGCTCGTTCGGCGGATTCGCCAAGTTCATCGCGGATCGGCTCGAGGCGCCGCTCGTGGCCACCGTGGTCGAATTCGATACACCCGAAGAACTTCTCGACGCGCTGGTGAACGAAGGTGATCTGCTCGGATTCGTGCCGCTGGCGCGCCTGGACGGCCGTGTCGAGGTATTGACGGTCGATGGTGACAACCCGTGCGTCTCCAACGTGCGTTTTTGCGCCTCCAAGGGTTCCCCCACGGTCCGCAACTATTTTCCGACCTATCCGCTATTGATTCCGATCGCGTACCCCGAGGACGCGCCCGCGCCTGTTTTCGATCCGTATCAACTCCGCACGTTCCTGATCGCCGGCGGACTGTCCGCGCCGGACGAGCCATTTACCCTCGACCTCGACCGGTCCGAGGCGGACGACGCGTTCGCCCGGCGCATGCGGCCGGTTTACGACCTGCACCCGAACGTGCGCCGTTCCGATTTTCCGATTTTCCTGTCAGCGAAGCCGAACGAACGCGAAGCCTTCCTGCTGCGTGTGCTGGGTGCCCGCTCGCTCGTGCCGGACGGCGGGGCCGTTCGCGCGTTCGGGTCCGCCCTCGGCGAGGCGCAAGCGACGTTGCGATCGACCGTTCGCGGCATGCCGGTCACCATCGCGACCGGCGCGGCCGATCTCGGCGGCGCCGGTGTCGAGGTCCTGGCCTTGCCCGCGTCCGCCACGCGCGCGGATATTGACGCGGGCCTTGCCGCCGGCGCGGACGCCGTGCTGGCGGGAAACGTCGTTCGGGCGTTGCGGCGCCTTGGCTCAACGAACATTCCTCTCGGCGATTTTCTCGGCGACGAGGGATCGAACGGGGCGTTCCTGACGCTCACGTTTCTGGGCGACCGCCTGGCCATGGCGCGCGTAACACCGATCGAGACCAAGGAAGGCATGGTGCAGCGGCGCTACGGCGACGAAGCCCGCGCGCTCGCCCTCGCCGCGTGGCAATAA